The proteins below are encoded in one region of Parvicella tangerina:
- a CDS encoding glycosyltransferase, with product MKKKLFVISSRVPYPLDKGDKLRLYHQLKELSKEFEICLCSLDDSGKGHLYLNELKKVVQNTHIIKLTKWRIYLNLLLGAFGRKPYQVHYFYQKAAKKKVDQLIKSFQPDHIYCQLIRAAEYVKGYHEIPKTIDYQDAFSKGIERRIDKAGWLKGLFRSEHKRLLKYENLTFDYFDHHTIISEEDRNFIFHEKRKQIKIIPNGIDTHYFTPKDEERSYELLFVGNMSYAPNIDSAKYIVEEIMPLIWKERPRVKVLIAGSNPTHEVKKLTSDLITISGWVDDIRTAYLDAKIFIAPMRIGSGLQNKLLEAMSMELPCITSSLANKSLNAQHEKEVIVCSSSSSYAKAVLELLDNQMGYERLSKSGRSFVESKFSWKKSVEELAVLLNSSH from the coding sequence ATGAAGAAAAAACTTTTCGTCATATCATCCCGCGTACCTTATCCTTTGGACAAAGGGGATAAACTAAGATTATATCATCAGCTGAAAGAATTATCCAAAGAGTTTGAAATCTGTCTTTGCTCGCTAGATGACAGCGGTAAAGGACACTTATATTTAAATGAGCTAAAAAAGGTAGTCCAGAATACGCACATCATTAAACTAACAAAGTGGCGCATTTATTTGAATCTGCTATTGGGTGCTTTTGGTCGCAAACCCTACCAAGTTCATTACTTTTATCAAAAGGCTGCTAAGAAAAAGGTAGATCAACTGATCAAATCGTTTCAACCAGATCATATTTATTGTCAACTTATTCGTGCAGCTGAATATGTTAAGGGGTATCATGAGATTCCCAAAACCATCGATTATCAAGATGCCTTCAGCAAAGGTATCGAAAGAAGAATAGATAAAGCAGGTTGGCTAAAAGGGCTTTTCAGATCTGAGCACAAACGTTTATTGAAATACGAAAATCTCACCTTTGATTATTTTGATCATCATACAATCATAAGCGAAGAGGATCGCAACTTTATTTTTCATGAAAAGCGAAAACAGATTAAGATTATTCCCAATGGAATTGACACGCATTATTTTACGCCAAAGGACGAAGAAAGATCGTATGAATTGCTGTTTGTTGGCAATATGAGCTATGCCCCAAATATCGACAGTGCTAAGTATATTGTTGAAGAAATTATGCCACTGATTTGGAAGGAACGACCTCGTGTAAAAGTTCTCATTGCTGGTTCAAACCCCACTCATGAAGTAAAAAAATTGACCAGTGACCTGATCACTATCTCTGGCTGGGTTGATGACATCCGAACAGCTTATTTAGATGCAAAAATTTTCATTGCTCCAATGCGAATAGGCAGTGGGTTGCAGAATAAATTATTAGAAGCCATGTCAATGGAACTTCCATGTATTACCTCTTCACTAGCAAATAAATCTTTGAACGCTCAACATGAGAAAGAGGTGATCGTTTGTTCTTCTTCCTCCTCCTATGCTAAAGCAGTACTTGAGTTATTGGATAATCAAATGGGTTACGAACGTCTTTCCAAGAGCGGAAGGTCTTTTGTAGAGTCAAAATTCTCCTGGAAGAAGTCCGTTGAAGAGCTAGCTGTATTGCTCAATTCTTCCCATTAA
- a CDS encoding TVP38/TMEM64 family protein, translating to MSISISIEHDNLTIFGVNSFKNIALKKYKTALKYVWVSLLVTILIIYLLQPTAFSIEGFTSFFRDNETAILIGYVLLVLIRSIFFIPATVLLILGMALYPEAFWFLLMVNMIGILIGATVIYIAGKLFTEDDFFSAKHQAKLPVVKKKINEYGFWIVLLWSFFPLVPTDLVCYISGATHMKYFKFISAVFIGEVILVSTYLYTGKSLFEWLF from the coding sequence ATGAGTATCAGCATAAGTATTGAACATGATAATCTGACTATCTTTGGTGTAAATTCCTTTAAAAACATTGCGTTGAAAAAATACAAAACTGCGCTTAAGTACGTATGGGTTAGTCTTTTGGTTACAATACTCATTATTTACCTCTTACAACCAACTGCTTTTTCCATCGAAGGATTCACTTCTTTTTTTCGGGATAATGAAACAGCGATTCTCATAGGATATGTGCTTCTCGTGCTCATACGATCCATTTTTTTTATTCCAGCGACTGTTCTATTAATCTTAGGTATGGCGTTGTATCCAGAGGCTTTTTGGTTTCTGCTGATGGTTAATATGATCGGCATCTTGATTGGAGCAACAGTCATCTATATTGCTGGCAAACTATTCACTGAAGATGATTTTTTCAGTGCCAAACATCAAGCTAAACTACCAGTGGTAAAAAAGAAGATCAACGAGTATGGATTTTGGATTGTTTTATTGTGGTCTTTTTTTCCGTTGGTTCCTACTGATCTTGTTTGCTACATTTCAGGTGCAACACACATGAAATATTTCAAATTCATTTCTGCAGTATTCATTGGAGAGGTAATACTTGTCAGCACTTATCTGTATACTGGTAAAAGTCTCTTTGAGTGGTTATTCTAA
- a CDS encoding glycosyltransferase family 2 protein, which produces MVETISIEIDNFLNYISEVGVSKLFRIFWFFFTFELFRYLIIDLLALIVIKVKRYFTKDKRSAARALFLREQPLISILVPGKNEGKHIYKLANSLREQTYQNFELIIVDDGSDDNTEEICRSLKKNGLIDIFIRNEVRGGKASGANTALRLASGKYVVHLDADCSYDMDAIEQIIIPFYEDSRVGAVGGNVMVRNYKESLATTLQAFEYSDAISIGRMVSSYLGIYKIISGAFGAFRMDVLRNIKGWDIGPGLDGDITVKYRKLGYKIVFEDRAVCQTSVPNTFRKLAKQRLRWDKSLIRFRLRKHKDVLLPSENFNLLNFASFAENITYTLILNIKWYVYAFDMLFNYSGMIGIIIIMNFFLYTMTNYFKLIVFNFFRERKNSPFSYFIPFAPLMVLYHGYFLRFVRTISYVKELFFKASYEDAWNPEKTSAKAKEIGI; this is translated from the coding sequence GTGGTAGAAACGATTTCAATAGAAATAGATAACTTTCTCAATTATATTTCTGAAGTAGGCGTCAGTAAGTTATTTCGAATATTCTGGTTCTTTTTTACATTTGAATTATTCCGCTACCTGATCATTGACCTACTCGCTTTAATTGTCATAAAAGTTAAGCGTTATTTCACTAAAGACAAACGTTCAGCTGCCAGAGCCCTTTTTTTAAGAGAACAGCCGCTAATATCCATACTCGTACCAGGAAAGAATGAAGGTAAACACATCTATAAACTAGCCAACTCACTGAGAGAACAGACCTACCAAAACTTTGAGTTGATTATTGTAGATGATGGGTCTGATGATAATACAGAGGAGATCTGTCGATCCTTGAAAAAGAATGGATTGATAGATATCTTCATTAGAAATGAAGTGAGAGGGGGTAAAGCTTCTGGAGCTAATACTGCTCTTCGTCTGGCAAGTGGTAAGTACGTTGTGCATTTGGATGCTGATTGCTCTTACGATATGGATGCGATAGAACAGATCATTATCCCTTTTTATGAAGATAGTAGGGTAGGAGCCGTTGGTGGAAATGTTATGGTTAGAAACTACAAAGAAAGTCTGGCAACTACCTTGCAGGCGTTTGAGTATTCTGATGCCATTAGTATTGGTAGGATGGTCTCCAGTTATCTCGGAATTTACAAGATAATTTCTGGTGCTTTCGGAGCTTTTAGGATGGATGTGCTGAGAAACATTAAAGGCTGGGATATTGGTCCAGGGCTGGATGGAGATATTACTGTAAAGTACAGGAAACTGGGTTATAAGATTGTTTTTGAGGATAGGGCAGTATGTCAAACCAGCGTACCAAATACGTTTAGAAAGTTAGCGAAGCAGCGATTGAGGTGGGATAAATCACTGATCAGATTTAGATTGAGAAAGCACAAAGATGTGTTGCTTCCATCAGAGAACTTCAATCTCCTGAACTTTGCTTCATTTGCAGAAAACATTACCTATACCTTAATTCTAAATATCAAATGGTATGTTTATGCTTTTGATATGCTGTTTAATTATTCCGGAATGATCGGAATCATCATAATCATGAATTTCTTTCTTTACACCATGACCAACTACTTTAAACTTATCGTATTTAATTTCTTTAGAGAAAGAAAAAATTCGCCTTTTTCCTATTTTATTCCATTTGCTCCGTTGATGGTGCTCTATCATGGGTACTTTTTACGTTTTGTTAGAACCATATCATACGTAAAAGAGCTCTTTTTCAAAGCGTCTTATGAAGACGCCTGGAATCCCGAGAAAACCTCTGCAAAAGCAAAAGAGATTGGTATTTAG
- a CDS encoding TackOD1 domain-containing metal-binding protein → MKITYENNALKVGGFEFGILSENERWSSDRVAYYDGIIIDGVNDEFVREIVARIRRHHRAEVYLKPVFLLKNVTIKDPVVNELIDGVVFSLEQVELLLDRTKDISMKSKEVLEVKSMSFEAEVINKTFNLLVTRDKKRLEAYPYNRSGIGYYYPEMSVNFPREDEHNVLSILKMAEDDGLLTSSFNDRVYLCTSCSGAYLNYREVCPQCSSSHSTTEDMVHHFPCAYIGPIKDFQNTIDDELNCPKCNKTLRHIGVDYDKPSVLHTCQKCNHKYQDYHVKAKCISCHHDNHIENLISKEIKNYTLTRKGRSIAFNGYVSTTRDFDDVPGTVKYDVFKIMLKYEIERLRQNDYTSNIGFMHLANAGEIYSRLGLERQKSLITEMIGILRHNLRSADFIAFYDASTLVLSLNEIPTKIANKILNDIADLTVSLMKRNFKTVEVHIKTNAIKLNTATSHELQLQNLMKTIDRTPSNVEKDSE, encoded by the coding sequence GTGAAGATCACTTATGAAAATAACGCGCTGAAAGTTGGAGGTTTCGAATTTGGAATCTTGTCAGAAAATGAACGATGGAGTTCTGATCGTGTGGCCTATTACGATGGTATTATCATTGACGGGGTGAACGATGAGTTTGTCAGAGAAATAGTAGCCAGGATAAGACGTCATCATAGAGCCGAAGTCTATCTTAAACCAGTATTCTTATTAAAGAATGTCACCATCAAAGATCCTGTGGTGAACGAGCTGATAGATGGTGTTGTCTTTTCATTAGAACAGGTTGAACTTTTATTGGACCGCACCAAAGATATCTCAATGAAAAGTAAAGAGGTTCTTGAGGTAAAGTCAATGTCATTCGAGGCAGAGGTCATCAATAAGACATTCAACTTGCTTGTTACCAGAGATAAAAAGCGATTAGAGGCTTATCCATACAATCGTTCTGGAATAGGGTATTACTATCCTGAAATGTCTGTCAACTTTCCAAGAGAGGATGAGCACAATGTGTTGTCCATCCTTAAAATGGCAGAAGATGACGGCTTACTGACGAGTTCGTTTAATGATCGTGTTTATTTATGTACGAGTTGCAGTGGAGCTTATTTGAATTACCGGGAGGTTTGTCCGCAGTGTAGTAGCTCGCATAGCACAACAGAAGATATGGTACATCATTTCCCCTGTGCCTATATTGGTCCGATAAAAGACTTTCAGAATACCATAGATGATGAGCTCAATTGTCCGAAGTGTAACAAAACACTACGGCATATTGGTGTAGATTATGATAAACCATCGGTTCTACATACCTGTCAAAAGTGTAATCATAAATATCAGGATTATCACGTAAAAGCAAAATGTATTTCCTGTCATCACGACAATCATATCGAAAACCTGATCTCCAAGGAAATAAAGAATTATACGTTAACCAGAAAAGGCAGGTCAATAGCTTTTAATGGATATGTGAGTACGACCAGAGACTTCGATGATGTGCCAGGTACGGTGAAATATGATGTTTTCAAGATCATGTTAAAGTATGAGATTGAGCGACTAAGACAAAATGACTATACCAGTAATATTGGTTTTATGCATCTCGCCAATGCAGGAGAGATCTATTCAAGACTAGGGTTAGAAAGACAAAAGTCTTTGATAACAGAGATGATAGGTATTCTTAGACATAATCTAAGATCAGCAGATTTTATTGCGTTTTATGACGCTTCTACACTGGTTCTCTCGCTCAATGAGATACCCACAAAAATTGCAAATAAGATACTTAATGACATTGCAGATCTCACGGTAAGTTTAATGAAGCGTAACTTCAAAACCGTAGAAGTTCATATTAAAACGAACGCGATCAAATTGAACACGGCAACGTCACATGAACTTCAACTTCAAAATTTGATGAAAACCATTGATCGGACACCCAGCAATGTTGAAAAAGATTCTGAATAA
- a CDS encoding TolC family protein, which yields MMLASPLFSQRVVDSLIQEMYAVWERAYIGYDVDHMTGELSAGKKLFILDDSTVYSQDLKAKIMKAESDLVAKDWGVSWGAGYIYNTSPGMEVADNILYKSRVQAQVSWNILNNGFLENKKKSQVLKNRSVLAELDQHKGNYVNQDILQNWHRVIYQFNRFKIEILDERLLLAEKRVAISYQLQNLGKITHEELLNNLESYAEISSLYSIYKDYNDNISQDIQLDSMGSLPLIDIDYNYSLDMLSTESSDSSKHLMMRNIELENRFIDRVSLNIYSRYNYYDLINNPLDNRAFLTLGVGVGMPISFQKKERAELMKLEKQQILMGDYEEDAGQISLKNDLLSYLYEFRYKLKQFNAFYYKKLKLEEMLRKEQARYDVNTLDFNPLKALRWLDESMSVDIELIDLKQQLYLYVLKMLSVAPQLDVDQLIKPLELADLEIKKVQKDPKEVYVWSKTLAIHDIGTLVNYCMINNISGVVVSSSSESAKFNEFAEKCQQFGITVDIMIGDNEFINNFSTEILEDKLSGKDLSLVDGVHLDVEPQTFDDWDDKKAFYAEAYVKMFETVHLWCQSNSLKLAASLPTYFPEEAVNKVFDQGGEVFFMCYENVTASYLEKRLGGYVGNDFTIALRPEDFADAIEMNKKIDELSGLLQTKRFIIHDLERLLKFDP from the coding sequence ATGATGCTTGCTAGTCCTTTATTCAGTCAGAGGGTAGTCGACTCATTGATTCAAGAAATGTATGCGGTTTGGGAGCGCGCTTATATAGGTTATGACGTTGATCATATGACCGGTGAATTAAGTGCAGGAAAAAAGCTATTCATACTAGATGATTCAACGGTTTACAGTCAAGATCTTAAAGCGAAAATTATGAAGGCAGAAAGTGATCTTGTGGCTAAAGACTGGGGGGTAAGCTGGGGGGCTGGCTATATTTATAATACCTCTCCAGGAATGGAGGTGGCTGATAATATTTTGTATAAATCAAGAGTACAAGCTCAAGTGTCCTGGAATATTCTGAATAATGGTTTTCTGGAGAATAAGAAAAAAAGTCAGGTACTAAAGAATAGAAGTGTTTTGGCCGAACTCGATCAGCATAAAGGTAACTACGTTAATCAAGATATACTTCAGAATTGGCATAGGGTGATTTATCAATTTAATCGGTTCAAGATTGAAATTCTTGATGAACGTCTCTTATTGGCAGAAAAACGAGTGGCAATTTCTTATCAGTTACAAAACTTAGGAAAAATAACGCATGAAGAACTTCTCAATAATTTAGAGAGCTATGCGGAGATTAGCAGCCTCTATAGTATATACAAAGACTATAACGACAATATTTCACAAGACATTCAGCTGGACTCAATGGGATCACTTCCTCTTATTGATATAGATTACAACTATAGTCTGGACATGCTATCTACAGAGAGCTCTGATTCAAGTAAGCATTTGATGATGAGAAATATAGAACTGGAGAATCGTTTTATTGATAGGGTTAGTTTGAACATTTATTCACGTTACAACTATTATGATCTGATCAATAATCCACTTGATAACAGGGCTTTTCTGACACTTGGCGTTGGAGTAGGAATGCCAATCTCATTTCAAAAGAAAGAGCGAGCAGAGCTGATGAAACTTGAAAAACAGCAAATTTTGATGGGAGATTATGAAGAAGATGCTGGGCAAATTAGTCTTAAGAATGATCTTTTAAGCTATTTGTATGAATTTCGTTATAAACTAAAGCAATTCAATGCTTTTTACTACAAAAAACTTAAACTTGAGGAGATGCTCCGCAAGGAGCAGGCAAGGTATGATGTCAATACATTAGACTTTAATCCCCTGAAGGCGCTGAGGTGGTTGGATGAATCAATGTCTGTAGATATCGAACTCATAGACCTAAAGCAACAATTATATCTCTACGTACTTAAGATGTTAAGTGTAGCTCCCCAATTAGACGTTGATCAACTCATTAAACCATTGGAGTTGGCAGATCTGGAGATCAAAAAGGTTCAAAAAGACCCAAAAGAAGTTTATGTATGGTCCAAAACCTTGGCTATTCATGATATAGGAACATTGGTAAATTATTGCATGATCAATAATATCTCTGGAGTTGTAGTCAGCTCATCTTCTGAATCCGCTAAGTTTAATGAGTTTGCTGAAAAGTGCCAACAGTTTGGGATCACAGTAGATATAATGATTGGGGATAATGAATTTATTAATAATTTCTCTACTGAGATTCTAGAAGATAAGTTATCTGGAAAGGACCTGAGTTTAGTAGATGGAGTTCACTTGGACGTGGAGCCGCAAACTTTTGACGATTGGGATGACAAGAAAGCCTTTTATGCTGAAGCTTATGTTAAGATGTTCGAAACTGTTCATCTTTGGTGTCAATCTAACAGTTTAAAATTAGCTGCTAGTTTACCTACCTACTTTCCTGAGGAAGCGGTAAACAAAGTCTTCGATCAAGGAGGGGAAGTCTTTTTTATGTGTTATGAGAATGTCACGGCTTCTTATCTAGAAAAAAGACTTGGGGGTTACGTAGGTAATGACTTCACGATAGCACTTAGGCCAGAAGATTTTGCAGATGCTATTGAGATGAATAAGAAAATTGATGAACTCAGTGGCTTGTTGCAAACCAAACGTTTTATTATTCATGATCTTGAAAGGTTGTTAAAGTTTGATCCTTGA
- a CDS encoding potassium channel family protein, which translates to MRVVKKIVSYSVKVADEEIEVNGKVYPQTARVSFRDETKNLVKRQKLAVVDLDKLYQSIFDGEEVDISDCLVHNFSLHDYRKKYNLEKDSWVEIKNFKATGALFEADKEVDFSFAHFIGEASNFSDAHFGAGNLSFSKAWFHTDTVLFKNTSYSEGFNSFQYTDFGSGTLNFENASFINGDISFVNAQFNDGRVNFKNVDFGDGGVLFRFAEFGKGDVNFDRAVFNGPFVDFSKVNFGTGKVDFRRCQFGKTEVSFEEIELADGRLLFRRAKFGERPVSFRMAHFPEASIVLDEVEFGEGRVSFFESYVKTISIKSSILSSYVDMRVTKCEVIDLSNAIIQNIIDFKKGVTPVEVETLYLYGVRNLGKLFISWEGNDIPKIIGGQKKTSHNQKAEQFRLLKEEFHNLGQYEDEDKAYIEFKRSELANILHESRKAKWYQKIVNYFNVGFQKLVFDWMGLYATSPVRVLLSIFVLYGMFSMIYVVFEITDHGAISCIASDLSIFEKIIDSLYFSAVTWLTIGYGECVPTGFFKVVAPLEGWFGVFMMAYFTVAFVRKILR; encoded by the coding sequence ATGCGAGTCGTTAAAAAAATAGTTAGCTACTCTGTTAAGGTGGCAGACGAAGAGATTGAGGTGAATGGAAAGGTTTATCCTCAAACTGCTCGAGTCTCTTTCAGAGACGAAACAAAAAACCTTGTCAAAAGACAGAAGTTAGCCGTTGTGGACCTTGATAAGCTGTATCAATCAATTTTTGATGGAGAAGAGGTGGATATCAGCGATTGTTTGGTGCATAATTTTTCGCTACACGATTATAGAAAAAAGTATAACCTTGAAAAGGACAGTTGGGTTGAAATCAAGAACTTCAAAGCTACTGGAGCCCTATTTGAGGCAGATAAAGAGGTAGATTTTTCTTTTGCTCACTTTATTGGTGAAGCCTCTAACTTTAGTGATGCACATTTTGGAGCTGGAAACCTGAGCTTTTCAAAGGCGTGGTTTCATACCGATACCGTGCTCTTCAAAAATACTTCTTACAGTGAAGGGTTCAACAGTTTCCAGTATACTGATTTTGGTTCGGGAACCTTGAACTTTGAAAATGCATCCTTCATCAATGGAGATATATCGTTTGTTAATGCTCAGTTCAATGATGGGAGAGTAAACTTCAAGAACGTTGATTTTGGTGATGGAGGGGTGTTATTTAGGTTTGCTGAATTTGGTAAAGGAGATGTGAACTTTGATCGTGCTGTGTTCAATGGTCCTTTTGTAGATTTTTCAAAGGTAAACTTTGGTACTGGAAAAGTGGATTTCAGAAGGTGTCAATTTGGAAAGACTGAGGTGTCATTTGAAGAAATAGAATTGGCTGATGGTAGGTTGCTGTTTAGAAGAGCTAAATTTGGAGAACGTCCCGTAAGTTTTAGAATGGCTCATTTCCCAGAAGCATCCATCGTTCTGGATGAAGTTGAGTTTGGTGAAGGTAGGGTGTCATTTTTCGAAAGCTATGTTAAGACGATTAGCATTAAGAGTAGTATTTTGTCTAGCTATGTAGATATGCGCGTTACGAAGTGTGAAGTTATAGATTTGTCTAATGCAATTATTCAAAATATCATAGACTTCAAGAAAGGCGTAACTCCTGTTGAGGTGGAGACGTTGTACCTCTATGGAGTTAGAAACCTTGGAAAGTTATTCATTTCATGGGAAGGCAATGACATTCCGAAGATCATTGGCGGACAGAAAAAGACTTCTCATAATCAGAAGGCAGAACAATTTAGGTTGCTGAAGGAAGAATTTCATAACCTTGGACAATATGAAGACGAAGACAAAGCATACATTGAATTTAAACGAAGCGAGTTAGCGAATATCTTGCATGAATCTAGGAAGGCAAAGTGGTATCAGAAAATTGTCAATTATTTTAATGTTGGGTTTCAAAAGTTAGTATTTGATTGGATGGGGCTTTATGCAACAAGTCCAGTACGTGTATTACTCAGTATTTTCGTGCTTTACGGTATGTTCAGTATGATCTACGTAGTCTTTGAAATTACGGATCATGGAGCAATTAGCTGTATCGCGAGTGACTTATCAATTTTTGAGAAGATTATAGATAGCTTGTATTTTAGTGCGGTTACTTGGTTAACCATTGGTTATGGGGAGTGTGTGCCCACTGGTTTTTTCAAAGTGGTAGCGCCTCTAGAGGGGTGGTTTGGTGTCTTTATGATGGCATATTTCACAGTTGCCTTTGTTCGGAAGATCCTGCGTTAA
- a CDS encoding FKBP-type peptidyl-prolyl cis-trans isomerase produces the protein MSSRIVLIMLVAVVFLGSCRKRKVRKQAEVDEVVITDYLRENNIDATATGSGLYYIIDSIGTGAYPTADGSVTAYYKGYFIDGDVFDQSPGSGSNFSLRSVIPGWTEGLQLFPEGSTGRLFIPSHLGYGLDDYGDIPGGSVLIFDIELLDVL, from the coding sequence ATGAGTTCAAGAATCGTATTGATAATGCTTGTTGCAGTTGTTTTTTTGGGGTCTTGTCGCAAGCGAAAGGTGCGTAAGCAAGCTGAAGTTGATGAAGTGGTAATTACAGATTATCTAAGAGAGAATAATATCGATGCTACTGCGACTGGCTCAGGACTCTACTATATTATTGATAGTATCGGAACTGGAGCTTATCCAACTGCAGATGGAAGCGTAACAGCTTACTATAAGGGGTATTTTATTGATGGTGATGTTTTTGATCAAAGTCCAGGTTCTGGGTCAAATTTTAGTTTGCGTAGTGTAATCCCAGGATGGACAGAGGGGCTTCAGCTATTTCCAGAGGGAAGTACGGGAAGATTGTTTATACCATCACACCTTGGTTATGGATTAGATGATTATGGTGATATTCCCGGAGGTAGTGTACTGATTTTTGATATTGAACTGCTAGACGTTTTATAA